A single region of the Salvia splendens isolate huo1 chromosome 18, SspV2, whole genome shotgun sequence genome encodes:
- the LOC121777297 gene encoding 60S ribosomal protein L7-1-like, giving the protein MATEEAVPAALNYIPEVVLKKRKTNEQWAVRRKLQQEERAKRQKTGNFIIKKPEQFIREYRDKELDLVQMKSRGKRIRSASVTPESNLLFVIRIRGKTDMHPKTRKIPYALKLRKIRTGVFVKASAGIMEMLEKVEPYVTYGYPNVKSVKDLIYKKGVVRVGKERIPLTDNNIVEQELGKHSIICIEDIVNEIVVVGPHFKSVTSFLCPFVLNNPEKVLQGKKKRFEDGGDSGNRKDKINELISKIN; this is encoded by the coding sequence ATGGCGACGGAGGAGGCGGTCCCAGCGGCTCTAAATTACATACCGGAGGTCGTGCTGAAGAAGAGGAAGACTAATGAACAATGGGCAGTTAGAAGAAAACTCCAGCAGGAAGAGAGGGCTAAGCGTCAGAAAACTGGCAATTTTATCATCAAGAAGCCCGAGCAATTCATCCGAGAATATCGCGATAAGGAATTGGACCTAGTTCAAATGAAGAGTAGGGGGAAGCGAATCAGATCAGCATCAGTAACACCGGAATCCAATCTTTTGTTTGTCATTCGCATACGAGGAAAAACTGACATGCATCCAAAAACTCGGAAGATTCCGTATGCTTTGAAATTAAGGAAAATACGGACTGGAGTATTTGTGAAGGCTAGTGCAGGAATAATGGAAATGTTGGAAAAGGTGGAGCCGTATGTAACTTATGGATATCCCAATGTGAAGAGTGTAAAGGACTTGATCTACAAGAAAGGTGTAGTAAGAGTCGGCAAGGAGAGGATTCCTTTAACCGATAACAACATTGTGGAACAGGAATTGGGTAAGCATAGCATCATATGCATAGAAGACATAGTGAATGAGATTGTTGTTGTTGGTCCCCATTTCAAGTCAGTCACCAGTTTCCTCTGCCCCTTTGTGCTGAACAATCCGGAAAAGGTACTGCAAGGAAAGAAGAAAAGGTTCGAAGATGGAGGAGATTCTGGAAATAGGAAGGATAAGATAAATGAGTTGATCAGCAAGATTAATTAG